The Desulfonatronospira thiodismutans ASO3-1 DNA segment TTCTGGCCTTGAGGCTTTTGATCTGATCCTTGTAGGCCCCGGACTTGCCGCCTTCTTCCTGGCTCATTCCCAGCACTTCCTTGATGGAAGACAGAAGTTCCTCTTTACTCATCCCGGAAGCCCCGCTTATCTGGGGAATCTTGTCAATGCAGAGCTGGCGGAGCTCTTTGGCTGTCATTTTGTCCAAGGGTTTTTTCAGTTCCAGGTTGATTTCCTCGCTCACAGCGACCTCCTTGAAAATTATTGGTTTCAGGTTTTTTTATTAAAATATTCTACATACTTGGCATAACATCTGGCGATGGATGATCCCTCCGGAAAAGCATGCAGCAAACCTCCCAGCTGCTCGGGACGCCGGGGCTCAAGTTTTTGGCTGGTATTCTGCACTAAGGGAATATCCAGCGGGGTTCTGCCCATTAACAGTTCTATACGCAGGTTGTCAAAAAGAACCACCCCGCAGAAATCATTTATTCTTTTAAGCAATTCTTCCTGTTGAAAGGTAAGTTCCTGGATGATTATGGAATCCCGGGCCCCAAGGATCAATGTGTGCTTTTTCCTGCCAACGGGACTGGCCATATCAGCGAATTGCCCGCCAACAATCCGGCGCCAGTTTTCACAGATTCTGGTGAAAAGGTAATGCCTGCCTTCCGGGTCATTGCGCTGGAAAAACCTATCAAGCAAACTGTTTACAGGCTCCATAAACTTCACCTTAAAACTTTGAACCCACTAAGGCAACAGGAGAATCCGGAAGCCTTTCTGATGCGGAATCCGGCCCTGATTTTTCTGTTTACAGCCCCATTTAGCCAATGTATGAAGACGCTCAGCAAAATAAAAATCTGGCCTTAAGCCATAATGGAAGCCTCAACTTCATCCAGCATTTTTTTCTCATGTTCTTTTACAAGGCTTGCAGCCAGAAAATACGGGGTCTGGGGCTCGAGGCTCAGATCAAAGCTCTGGGTGAACTGATCTTCAAAAAGCTGTCTGACCTTGGGCGATACAGATCCCAGGTAAACCAGGTGGCTGGAAACATCCCAGACCACGTCGAAAACCGCCGGTACTGGGAGGGTTTTGCCCATAAGGGTCTGTTTCACTCTGTCTTTGATTTCCGCTTTATGGTCCCGGGTGACAATCTTCCTGCCCCTGGACTCCTGCTCCCGGCGGGCCTCTTCCAGGGCCAGGCGGAGATACTTTTTCATAACCGCAGGCGGAATGCGGCGAGTGTCAAGACGCAGTGCGAATGCCAGATAATGTCCCTTGTGCGGGCTTGCAGTGTGCCACTGGTTGTCCAGGAGGTCGTCAAAACACACCCAGCCGAAGCTCCTTTCGTCGCTGGTCTGGTCAATCTCCCTGAAAGCATTGCTCTTGAGCCGCTGGGGGACTTCACTTACAAGTTCATCCGGGACATTCTCCACGATGCGGTACCTGGTCAGACTGACGCTGGAACTGAGTATACCCAATTAAGACGCTCCTTATTTTATACTGTGCCTTATGCCTGTATGCAAGAAACCTATACTGCCCTGACTCGACCTTCAAGGCAAATTATTTTTGAAGCGCTGCACCGGGCAGAAGTGAAACCATGGACCATCATTCAACCTTACTCCTGGACAATTAAAATTTTATGTGCAACTATCTGTATTTATTTTATTTGTACACAATCTCAACTGCCTGCAGCCACCAAAAAACATATACTTGATAATCATTGACCTGTTTTCTTCAACTATAAACAATTGACTGACAACCCTTAACTTTAAAAATTATACCAAGGAATTAATAATGCCTCAATATCTCTGTATTCACGGACATTTCTATCAACCCCCGCGTTTTGACCCCTGGCTGGAAGAAGTCCTTCCCGAGGCCAGCGCCGCCCCGTTCCCGGACTGGAACCAGCGCATCAACAGGGAAAGCTATGACCCCCTGGGTGCCGCGCGTATCCTGGATGAACACGGCCGCATCGAGCGTATTGTCAATTGTTATGAATTCATAAACTTCAATTTCGGCCCCACCATCCTGCGCTGGATGGCCAGGCACAGTCCCTCCACCTATCACAAGGTGCTGGAGGGAGACCGCAAAAGCATCGAGCGCTTCGGTCGCGGCAACGCCATGGCCCAGATATACCATCACATCATCATGCCCCTGACCACAGACGAGGACCGGGAAGTGGAGATACAGTGGTCCATCCAGGATTTCCAGCAACGCTTCGGCCGCAGGCCTGAAGGTTTCTGGCTCTCTGAAACCGCTGTCTCCACCCCGGACCTGGAGGCCCTGGCCAGGGCAGACATCAGGTTTACCGTGCTGGCCCCCAGGCAGGCCAAAGCCATATCCGATTCCCGGGGCAACTGGCACGAGGTCGACGAAGGCACCCTGCCCAAGGACAGGCCATATCTGGTAAAATTGCCCTCAGGTCGGGAAGTCTCGGTATTCTTTTACGACGGACCTGTTTCTCAGGCCGTAGCCTTTGAAAATCTTCTTTCCGACGGGGAAGGCTTCTGGCAGCGAATCCTGGCCAACCACGACCAGAAGCTTCTAAGCCTGGCCACAGACGGGGAGTCGTACGGGCACCACTTCAAGTTCGGTGAAATGGCCCTGGCCTGGGTATTGAACAGGGCTCTGCAGGAAGACAGCCCCCTCTCCCTGACCAATTTCTCATCCTGCCTGGATAAACACCCACCGCAGCAGGAGGTCAGGATTCACGAAAAATCATCCTGGAGCTGCGTACACGGAATAGAAAGATGGCAGGACGACTGCGGGTGCAGCAGCGGTGACCACCCCGGCTGGAACCAGTTGTGGAGAAGGCCCCTTCGCAGATCCCTGAACGTAATCCGCTATTATGTTGATGAACATTACCGGCATTATGCAGGAGAGCTTTTCAGTGATCCGCGCCAGGCAATGCTTGATTACGGCAACTGCCTGAGCGGCAAAGTAGAGCGTGACGAGTTTCTGCGCAGACACCAGGCCCGTGATCTGGACCGGAACCAGAGGGCTGTAGCCCTTAAGTTTCTTGAAATGCAGCGCATGAGCCTGGCATCCTTTGCCAGTTGCGCCTGGTTTTTTGACGACCTGGGACGCATCGAGCCCTTGAACGCCCTCAGCTACGGTTCAAGAGCCCTGGAAATGCTCAAGGACCTGCAAGGCCCCGACGTGGAACCCCTTGTCCTGGAAGTACTGGAAGAGGCCAGATCCAACGATCCCGCCATAGGCGACGGAGTAACGATCTGGAAGGAAAAGGTTCTGCCCAGAAGAGTCAGGCCGGCCCACATGGCTGTCATGGGAGCATGCATGCAGGACCGGGAGTCATCTTTTTCCTTTCCCGGCCTTGAGTTCAGCACACGCAAAGAAAAAAACATCCTGCAGCTGGATTACAGCTGGACCTGCCTGCAGGAACAGGGCCAGGAGAAATTTGCCCTGGACCAGGAGGCGTCCCTGGACTGCAGGGTGCAGACCGGGGAAGGAAAGAGCCTTGGCATCAGGGACCTGGATAAAAAACTGCGGGACCTGATGCTTTTGAAACTGGACAGGCAACATGAACAAAAGGTTTTGTCAGACATGATACAGGCTGCTTCCATTCTCGGCAGACACAGGGAAAGCTTTTTCGAAACCGGCCAGAAAGAGCCCATTGCCGGAAGGGGCATTTTGTCCCTGGGCATGCTTATGCATTATCTCTTTTCCACAGAAGACCCGGATGACTGGTCCGCATTCTGGCAGGAAGTGCTGCAGAACAACCCTTACCTTGCTTTTTTACTCAAATCCATGCTGGAAAAGGAACTGGAAAGGCTCTGTTCTGAAAAACTGCAGATGTGGGAAAGGGCCGGCGAGATGATTCAAAGAAGCAGAAAGATCGGTATACACCCGGACATCTACCATCTGCAGAACAGGATATGGGAAAAGGGTCTGGAATCATGGGGAAAAAACACCCTGAAACTGTTTGATTTCAGGAGCTGATTAGAACAGGTGCATAAATGAAAAAGAAAAAACAGCAGAGCACTGAAGCAGTAAGCCCGGAAAGTTCAGCCTGGAGCGCCCCCCTGCTGCATGCAGCACTTCTTCTTGCCGCCCTGGGCCTTGGCCTGGACCTGATTGTACGCCGGACCATGGGTGTAAGCATCTGCCCCACCGAAGGTTGTCTTATAGTGGGAGAATACGTGCGCATCGGTGAAGAGAACCTGGTCCTCCTGGGATTTGTCTTTTTGCTGGTTCTCTGGCTGGCGTACTTCTTTGCCCGGCGTTACAACCGGGCCTGGCTTTGGGGTCTGGCGACAGTAATGCTCATGGGCGCCTTGTCCTTTGACGGAAGCCTCATGGGTTTTCAGTTCCTGGTGATTCAGGAACCCTGCCTGCTGTGCATAATAGTGGCCTGTTCCCTGTTTCTCATCCTGGCCCTTTTCGCCCTGGTGCGCAAAAAGGCCTTTTTGTTCCTTCTGGGCCTTTGCGTATGGATTGCCGGCGGTGCAGCCGGGAGTATCCTGCAGCCCCCTGCAACCACTGCAACAGACAGGCCGGACCTGGAAAATACAGCGGTAATCCAGTGGTCCCATACCGGGGCTCAAGACTGGCCCAGGTTTCACTTCTTTTTCAGCATGCACTGTCCCCTCTGCACCGAAATCATGCTGCATCTGGCCCAGGAGGGCTCAGAACCGCTGGATTACACCTGGAACTTCATCCCCCTGGATACAGAACCTGACGACCTGAAAAAAATAGCGGCCCTGAAAAAAATGGATCTCTCGGATAAAAACCCCTTCTATGAAATCCTGCTCATGGAACAGTACCCAGGGACCCCGGACGTGGAAATACCCGGCCACCTGCAGGAACTCATCCTCCAGGCCAGGTTCTATTTCCAAGTCCAGGGTTTCAGGGGAGTACCGATAACCATAGTACAAAAAGGCCCCGATGAGAAAAAGGTTCTCACCGGGGCCCAAGAAGCCATGCAGTATTTCCGGGACAAGGGCATCCTTTCCCGTTGACGCTCAGTTGATCAGTTGTCCAGCACCTCAGGGCGGACCATGTTTATATCCGCCCTGGAGCGCAGCATGGTGATATATGAATTAAAGACCTGCTGCCTCTGCATCTGGGCGTATGACTGCATCCACTGATCCTTTTCCTGTTCAAACTGCTCCATGTCCGGCTCTATATGCTCGTTTACCCGGGCCACGATGTAGCCTGCATCAGTTGACTTGACCTCTGGCAACCAGCTTCCCGTGTCCTGAACAAAGGCCTGCTCCGCAAGTTGCGGATTCATGCCCAGGCCAGGAATAAAACCCTGCCTGTCAAAAGGCTCGCTGGTGACCAGATCCAGTTCTTCCGGCTCTACTGCCTCGTCCAGTATTTTGTCCAGTTTGTCTCCGGCTGCTTTCTCAGCCATCTCCATCGACTTCTGCCGGGTAAGTTCCTCAACTATCTCGTCTTCCACCTTTTCAAGTTCCAGGCTCCTGGCTTCCCTCACCCCGGTTTTCTCGGCATAAAGATATCCATTGTCCAGCATAATGGGAGATTCTGTGACCTCGCCTTCCATGAGATTAAAGAGCCTGTCCAGGGCTTCCCCGGGCAGTTCCAGCTCCTCAGGGCCCTGCTCCCTGGAAAAATAGTCAGTTTCCTTCAGTTCCAGCCCCAGGCTGTCGGCGGCTTCTTTCAGGCTGCCTCCGGCCACCACGATCTCCAGGACATCGTCTGCATAGTCCCCTATCTGGTCCGCGGCCTTTTCCCTGCCGATCTTTCTGCGGATCTCGTCCTCTACTTCCTCAAGATCCGGGCTTGCAGCTTCCACGTATTCTTCCACCTTGATAAGATGCCAGCCGAACCTGGTCTGTACAGGGGAACTGACTTCTCCGGGGGTCAGATCAAAAGCGGCTTCTTCAAAGGGCTCAACCATCTCGCCGCGGCCGAATCTGCCCAGGTCTCCTCCTTCAGCAGCACTGGGGCACTGGGAATGTTCCCTGGCCAGTTCTTCAAAACTTTGGCCCATCTCAAGCTCTGCCAGGATCTGTTCAATCCTTTCCCGGGCCTGCTCCTGTTCCAACTCTGGTGCATCTTCTTCGACCTCCACGAGTATATGTCTGGCCTTAACCTCTTCTGGCTGCTCAAACTCACTTTGATGACTCTGGAAATAAGCCTCGACTTCTTCGCTAGAAACCCTTTGAGCCCCGGCCAGGGCGTCAGGGGATAGCTCCAGGTGGGCTATCCGGATTTTTTCCGGTTCCATGAACCTGTCCTGGTTGTCCTGGTAATACTCTTTGATCTGTTCCTCTGTAATGCTTACCTTGTCGTGGAACTCGTCTGCTTCGAAAAGCTTGTAATCTATCTTTGCCTGGGACCGTACATAATTGAAAAATTCCTGAACTTCATGCTCATTGGGTTTTGCAGGCAAAGACACATATTCTTCCATTTTTTCCATGAGCAGGTTGTGCCTGAAATCCCGCTCAAACTGTGAAGGCGTCAGCCTGTGGGAACGAAGCACCTGCTCATAGCGCTGGGGATCAAACCTGTTTTCCTCGTCGAAAAAAGCCGGCAGACTGGTGATCTCCTGCTGCAGTTGCTCCCGGCTGACAGACAGCCCCAGCTGGCTGGCCTTCTGGACCAGCAGCTTGGAGTTCACCATCTGATTAAATACCTGTTCCCTGAGCTGCATGGAGCGCATGTCCTCCCGGCTGAGCCCCGGATTCTGCTCCCGCATGGAATGAGCCGTACTTTCATAGGCCCTGGCGAATTCCTGTATGGATATGGGCTCGCCATTGATCACGGCCAGAGTTTCGCGATCATCTTCGGTGAAGCTGCCCACTCCCCAGAAAACAAAAACTATCACGATGACGCCAAACAGCACCTTGACAATCCATGACTGTGCATTGCGGCGCATTATATCCAGCATATCATTACTCCCTTATATTTGATGTAATTAAATTAAGACTAAAGTGGGCCATGCCCGCAACCCAAGAAATAAAGGAACCTTAACCGCCCGTTCGAAGACTCACTCAAGACGCAAAGGTCGCAAAGGAAGGCAGGAAGATTTTTTTCATTTGCCGGGTGTACGGCAAATGAAAAGGCAGCCTTGTCCAAAACCGTGTCCCAGTTTTGGACAATACACCTGCTTCGCGTCTTTAACTTTGCGTACTTAGCGACTTTGCGGTTCAAATTTTCTTGTTTTTTATGACTGGACTTCAGGAACTTTCACAGCAGACATAAACGCACATGAAATCAGGCCTTACCCTTTTTCCTCTCGCGCACCAGATTCAAAAGGCCTCCATATTTTATAATCTCCAACTCTGCCGGGGTCAAATCGTTTACGGCCTTTATTTTGTCTCCAGCGCCGGCTTCCAGAAAACATTCCCCCCCGGGGACAAGATCCGTGGTATTCACCCTGATTGCCTGGTCCTGTTCCAGCCTGTCGTAATCCTGTGGGTTGGTCAGTATAAGCGGCAGTATTCCGAAATTGATCAGGTTTGCTCTATGGATGCGGGCAAAGGATTTCACCAGCACCACCCTTACCCCCAGATATCTTGGAGCCAGGGCCGCGTGTTCCCGGCTGGAACCCTGCCCATAATTCTCCCCGCCCAGGATAAGTCCCTGTCCGGCCTGCATTGCCCGGGGCACGAAATCTTCGTCCAGACGCGAAAAAATGTACTCGCTTATGGCCGGGATGTTGGACCTGAGGGCCGTAACCTGAGCCCCTCCGGGCAGGATATGGTCCGTGGAGATATTGTCCCCGCACTTGATGAGTACCGGCAGGTCCAGGTTCTGGGGCAAAGGCTCGAACTGCGGCAGGGGGACAATGTTGGGCCCGCGGTATATCTCCCGTGAATCAGCGTCTTCAGGGAAGATAAACTGATCCCTGATGGAAGGCACGTTGTCCGGCAGGCTCGGCCGCGGCTGCGGCTCCCCCCATTTCTCCGGGGAGGTGAATGCGCCCTCCAGGGCTGTATGGGCCGCTGTCACCGGGCTTACCAGGTAAACTCCGGCATCCTGGGTTCCGCTTCTGCCCTCGAAATTACGGTTGAAGGTGCGAGCGCTGACCCCGCCGGAAACAGGTGATCCGCCCATCCCGATGCATGGCCCGCAGGCGCATTCCAGTATTCTGGCCCCGGAGTCCAGCAGTGGTTCCAGCAGGCCTTCAGCAGCCAGCATTTTAAGTACCTGCTTGGAGCCCGGAGATATAAGCAGTTCCGTATCTTCGGACACCTTGCGGCCTGCAAGTATTTTTGCTGTAATCTTCAGATCCGCATACGAGGAATTGGTACAGGACCCTATGGCCACCTGGTCCACCTTCCTGCCTTCCAGCTCCCTGACAGTAGTGCCCAGATCCGGCATATGCGGCCTGGCCGCCATGGGCTCTATACTGGAAAGGTCCACGAAAAGCTCCTGGTCGTATGATGCCTCCGGGTCGGGACCAAGTTCGGAAAAATCCCCTTCACGCTGCATGCTGCGCAGAAACCGCCTGGCTGTCTCGTCTGCAGGAAAAATCGAGGTGGTCGCGCCGAGCTCCGCCCCCATATTGGTAATGGTGGCCCGCTCAGGCACGGAAAGGTCTGCAACTCCAGGACCTGTATACTCCAGGACCCTGCCTGTTCCTCCCTTGACGCTCAGTCTCTGCAGGATATGCAAAATGATATCCTTGGCTCCTGCATGACCTGTCAGCTTTCCTTCCAGGTACACCTTGACCACTCTGGGCATATAAAGGCTGTAGGGCTCTCCCGCCATGGCCAGAGCGACCGAAAGCCCTCCCGCACCCATGGCCAGGGAGCCCACTCCTCCAGCTGTGGGAGTATGACTGTCCGATCCGATGAGGGTCTTGCCGGGCACGGCAAAATTCTCCAGATGCAGTTGATGGCATATTCCAGTGCCTGGAGGGGAAAACACAATTCCGTACCTGGCGGCCACAGTACGCAGGTATCTGTGGTCATCAGGATTTTTAAAACCCATCTGCAGGGTATTGTGATCCACGTAGCTTACTGAAAGCTCGGTCTTTACCCTGGGCAGGTCCAGCGCTTCCCACTGCAGGTAAGCCATGGTGCCTGTAGCGTCCTGGGTAAGTGTCTGATCGATTTTAATCTGGATTTCTTCTCCCGGTGTCAGGCTTCCGGCCACCAGATGCTCTTCAATAATTTTCCGGGTAAGATTCTTGTGCACGTTTATTCCTCCTATGATTCATATCCCAGGCGCAGGCGGTTTATCTTCTTGCGCCTGGTTTCAGCTTCCACCTCCAGCCGCAGGGCTTCCATCTGCATGGAGTGAATTTCATCGTTAAAGAAAACACCTTCACTGGGTTTTTCCTCGGACATGAGCGTTTTTTTGCGCTTAAGGCACATGTCCTTTTGCTGCCTTATCTCTTCCAGTTCAGCATCCAGGCGCTCAATCTCCCTGGATACGGATCCGTTTTCTTGATTTTTGAAAATGTTCATCGCTTTCCTGTGCTTTTTTTGGGGACAAGTTGGTAAATATTTTCCAGAAACCCGGCCAAAGGGCGGCCAGATTGCCGGGATTGCAAAGACATATCCCGGGGAACCTGAATGACAGCAGGCAGTACCCCAGGCTCCAGCAGGGACCAGGGCTTGTCCATGCCGGACTTTTATCATGATGTGCCTGCCTGCTGAAAATGCTCAGGCCTTCATCATCCTGGCTGAACTGGTATCCCAGAAGGACCAGCAGGTCCAAGACCGTTTCCAGGTGAATGCTCTCCCGGGGCAGGAGCAGTCTTACAGGCGCGTCATCTTCCCTGGTAAGGGCCAGGGGGAAGATCAGGGGGGTTATTTCCGGAAAACTACTCAGATCAAAGACCGGTTTATGCCTGGGCTCCCCGTCTCTGGCTGCAATGCCGTTTTCTTCCAGTTCTATATCCAGGCCTGACCTGCGCATGAGGTCCAGGATTTTTTCAGCCCTGGCGCACTTCCTGGGCCAGTTCCCTTTAAGCCGCACCCGGCCTTTACCCATCCTGGCCAGGGCCAGCAGAAAACCCGAAAGAAGGGGATCCAGGGGTATGTCCGCATGATCCTCAAGAACAGGCTGCCCCGGCTGCACGGTTATGGTTCTTTGTCCTTGCTCCTGGGCTCTGATTCTGCAGGCGGCAAAAATTTTCAGGCAGTCCGTGACCTGGACTTCAGCCGCCCGGGGATACTTGATGCGAAGTGGGCTGGAATAAGTAGTTGCCGCCAGCATCAAGGCCCGGACAAACTCCGGGTCTGCATCTTCAGGTATCTCCACTTCTTCCGGAAGATTGCCGCCTGCTTCAAGCTTGGCCGGCAGACTGTAGCTCTGGGGCTCTATGGAACTGAGCCTGGCCCCGAGAGCCGGTGCCAGATTCAGCAGAAAACGCAGGTTCAAGGTTTTGAGCGTGGCCGATCCGGAGAATTTGATCCTGCAGGGATGCCCCAGACCCAGGCAGAAAAAGAAATAAAAATTAAAGGAGCTTTGCCCCAGAAAAAGACTCTGTCCGTCCAGGTCCACATCACCCATTCCCTGCCCAAGAAGGGTGCTGGACCTCCATGACAGTTTTGCCCCGCACTGATTGGCCGCCTTGACCAGCTCCAGGATTTCATCATTGACGTTGAGCCCTTCCAGCATGCACTGCCGGGGGGTAAGTGCCGCCATGGACACCAGGCCCCTGACCAGCTCCAGGTCCAGAGGCCCCGGAAACTCGTGATCAAGCGGCCTTCTGGTGGGATAAAGGCAAAAAGGCTTGTCCCCGTGGGGTCTTTCAGCCTCGAAATACCCCATGCTGTTTAAAAGGGTGAAGGCCTGGCGCACCAGGCTTGGATTGCTGGGCTGCAGCTCCTTTTTCCATACCTGCCAGAGCCTCTTCTCCAGTTCCGGATCGGCGAGACTCTTGTTCTTGTCCTGCCTGTTCCGGGACAGATCTCCCAAAAGCCTGCTGCGTCTGGCGATAAGGGAAGCAAGCTTTTTATCCAGGGCCTGCAGTTCCTGAATAGTTTCCATGGGCCTTTGCTTCATGTCGTTTCCTGTTTCCTGATGATCATAAACGTCTGCGATGCAGGCATGTTTAATACTAATTATGCCCATAAGCAATAGTTGATCCACGGGGATAGAAATCCACCAGACATCCACCGGATGCACCTGCAAAAAGTCCTTTTGCAGGTGCAGAAAAAATGTCCTTGACATATCCTGCCCCTTGACCCTGAGGCAGGGTTTGCATTACCCGGGATAAAATTTTTAAAGGGAGAATAACGTGAAATTACTGGAAGCCCGGAAAATCGACCCCCAGATATCCTTTGACCTGCCCACATATATGGCTCTGGCCCAGACCGGGGACCTTGACGGCCCGGAAGTGGCGGAGATGCTTGGTTACTGGGAACAATGGAGTCCTGCACTGAGCATCTATATCTTCGGCAGAAAAAAAGGTTATCTGGCCGTGTTTATGGACAGGTCAGTGGAGGAAAAAATCGATGAAATCTGGCCGGACTCGCCTTCAAAGGGGTTCAAGCTCCAGGCCCTGGTACAGACCATGATCACTTGCGCCCTGCAGGAACTTATCCCCAGCATAGGCCGTGATCAGTGCGCACCGGTGCCCAAGCCCAACAAGATTATGAAAAGATCCCTGTCCCGGGTAGGGCTGGAATTTTCCAACCAGGGGACTCTCAATTACAAGTATTCCACCCTGACTTTTTATCCTTACAAAAACGGATGTCAGGTCTGCTACCTTGCCCCGACCTGCCCCAAGCTCAATCTCCCTCGTATGGAAGGTCTTTTCAACCCCCCATCATAGTTGTTTCGCCGGAGCAGGTCTTGCTGAAACAATTGCTCAGGCCCCGGTCTAATCCAGGACTTTGAATTCCGCCCGGCGGTTCTGAGCCCAGGCTGACTCATTGGACTCATCCACTAAGGGGTTCTCCTCGCCGTAGCTTATGATCTGCAAGCGATCCGAGGAGACTCCCAGCAGAACCAGGAATTCATAAGCCGCCCTGGCCCTTCTTTCCCCCAGGGCCAGGTTGTATTCCGCCGTACCTCTTTCGTCGGTATGGCCTTCAATGACCAGGCGCAACTCGTCAAACCTTTTCATGTGCTCGGAAATCTTCTGCAGGGCGGAACGGGCATCAGCATCGAGCTCGTAGGAATCAAAGGCAAAATGGATGCGGTTTGCGGTGATTTCCTCCATTGCATCTTGAATCCTGGCTTCAGCATCAACTTCGTCTCTTTCCCGCTCCATGCGCTCTTCCTGAAGCCTTCGCTCCTCCAGGGCCTGCCTTTCCATTTCTTCTTTAAGCCTTTCTTCTTCAAGCCTGGCCTTTTCCTCTTCTGTGAGCTCTTCTGCGGCAGGATCCGTGGGAGCCTCCACTGCCCGCTTGCCGCATCCGGTACCGGCAAACATGATCAGCCCCAGAAGCAGAGCCAGCAGCATGACTGTCCTGTTTTTCATACACTTCTCCCTGTAAATGATGTTGAAGGTTTAATAACCCTAAAAATCCTTTTCCAGACCCCATGCCGGGGCTTTGGCGTTACCTTCCCCGGTGGATATCTCCCTTGGTTCATCACCGTTGCGGGTTGTCAGGTACAGCCTGTACTCCCCGCTGCGGTTGGAGGAAAAGGCCACAAAGTATCCATCCGGGGCAAAAGCCGGATCCTCATCATTGCCCGGACCGGAGGAAATCTGCTTCTCTCGCCCGGTCTCAAGGTCGACAACAAAGATACGGTGCCCGTCCGGTGTTTGCCGGGTAAAGGCCACAAAATCACCTTCCGGACTTATGCTGGGATTGGTATTGTAACGGCCCTCGTAGGAAACCCGCTGTATCTGACCTTTTTCAAAATCATGGACAAAGATATGCGGATTGCCCAGCCTGCCCGAAGCAAAAGCCATCTTTGTGCCGCTGGCGTCAAAGCTTGGTGACACATCAATGGCCCAGTGCTCCATTATAGTCTCATCAACGCCGTAGTCGTCATCAAGCCAGTATATGTCCGGACGACCCATGGGATCCAGGCTGAGCGCCAGCCTGCCCTCCGGCGAAAAAGCAGGTGAAATCACAGTATTTCCAGGCATGGAAAAAACCTCTTCCTCACCCTTTTCCAGGTCCCATATTCCCAGGTGGTGCTCATTGTCCCGCATAAGGGTGAAGGCGATTCTGCTGCCGTCTGGAGACCAGGCAGGGCTGAGGGTTATGCCTCTTAAGTCCGTCAGTCGGGTCAGGTCGTTGCCCTGGGGGGTTACAGACCATATATCCTTGTTTCCGTTTTTTTTGCGCTCAAAAGCAAGCCTGGAACGAAAGAAGTCTCCGTTGCCGGTCAGGTATTCCATAAGTTCTGCGCAAAAGCGCCTGAGCATCAAAGGCACCTGGTCCAAGTCCTGCAGGTCATAGG contains these protein-coding regions:
- a CDS encoding EPSP synthase (3-phosphoshikimate 1-carboxyvinyltransferase), coding for MSRTFFLHLQKDFLQVHPVDVWWISIPVDQLLLMGIISIKHACIADVYDHQETGNDMKQRPMETIQELQALDKKLASLIARRSRLLGDLSRNRQDKNKSLADPELEKRLWQVWKKELQPSNPSLVRQAFTLLNSMGYFEAERPHGDKPFCLYPTRRPLDHEFPGPLDLELVRGLVSMAALTPRQCMLEGLNVNDEILELVKAANQCGAKLSWRSSTLLGQGMGDVDLDGQSLFLGQSSFNFYFFFCLGLGHPCRIKFSGSATLKTLNLRFLLNLAPALGARLSSIEPQSYSLPAKLEAGGNLPEEVEIPEDADPEFVRALMLAATTYSSPLRIKYPRAAEVQVTDCLKIFAACRIRAQEQGQRTITVQPGQPVLEDHADIPLDPLLSGFLLALARMGKGRVRLKGNWPRKCARAEKILDLMRRSGLDIELEENGIAARDGEPRHKPVFDLSSFPEITPLIFPLALTREDDAPVRLLLPRESIHLETVLDLLVLLGYQFSQDDEGLSIFSRQAHHDKSPAWTSPGPCWSLGYCLLSFRFPGICLCNPGNLAALWPGFWKIFTNLSPKKAQESDEHFQKSRKRIRIQGD
- the pal gene encoding peptidoglycan-associated lipoprotein Pal produces the protein MKNRTVMLLALLLGLIMFAGTGCGKRAVEAPTDPAAEELTEEEKARLEEERLKEEMERQALEERRLQEERMERERDEVDAEARIQDAMEEITANRIHFAFDSYELDADARSALQKISEHMKRFDELRLVIEGHTDERGTAEYNLALGERRARAAYEFLVLLGVSSDRLQIISYGEENPLVDESNESAWAQNRRAEFKVLD
- a CDS encoding PD40 domain-containing protein, with the protein product MIKLRFFIFLSAIFLVVSLLPTRAWAQDSLHIDIFGPGEDRINAFVAPPRDLQSEVLHNPELGSRIYDGLQSNLGLLPFLTQVNPEHILGGPGVEGVRGRDIDFRKFNLSRVDLLLTIGLEQHAGGPGSVEIRAFEVFDQRMILGRAYDLQDLDQVPLMLRRFCAELMEYLTGNGDFFRSRLAFERKKNGNKDIWSVTPQGNDLTRLTDLRGITLSPAWSPDGSRIAFTLMRDNEHHLGIWDLEKGEEEVFSMPGNTVISPAFSPEGRLALSLDPMGRPDIYWLDDDYGVDETIMEHWAIDVSPSFDASGTKMAFASGRLGNPHIFVHDFEKGQIQRVSYEGRYNTNPSISPEGDFVAFTRQTPDGHRIFVVDLETGREKQISSGPGNDEDPAFAPDGYFVAFSSNRSGEYRLYLTTRNGDEPREISTGEGNAKAPAWGLEKDF